The following coding sequences are from one bacterium window:
- the fabF gene encoding beta-ketoacyl-ACP synthase II: MSKRRVVITGMGAVTPIGNTVEEFWKGLLEGRNGVGPITLFDAKDHVTKFAAEVKNFDPSLYTDKKEARRMDRFCQFAVAASKMAIEDAKLDVKNLDANRIGCVIGSGIGGFQTFEEQFETYMAKGPGRVSPFFIPMMIIDIAPGQVAIQHGLKGPNYATVSACATGSHAIGDAFILIQRGDADAMVCGGAEAGICRMGVAGFNALKALSTRNDDPMHASRPFDKERDGFVIGEGAGIVVLEELEHALKRGATIYGEMAGIGYTDDAYHITAPAEGGEGAARAMAIACKDAGVKAEEVGYINAHGTSTEYNDKNESAAIKTVFGDHAYKLLVSSTKSMTGHLLGAAGGIEFIATTLAVKNGWIPPTINYEVSDPACDLNYVPNKAVQRNVDVALSNTFGFGGHNTCIAVTKYKP, from the coding sequence ATGAGTAAACGCAGAGTAGTGATCACCGGTATGGGCGCTGTGACGCCGATCGGCAATACGGTTGAAGAATTCTGGAAAGGATTACTGGAAGGACGCAACGGTGTCGGACCGATAACACTATTTGATGCGAAAGATCACGTTACCAAGTTTGCGGCAGAAGTAAAGAATTTTGACCCGTCGCTCTATACGGATAAAAAAGAAGCACGCCGTATGGATCGCTTTTGCCAATTTGCCGTAGCGGCATCAAAAATGGCGATTGAAGATGCCAAGCTGGATGTAAAAAATTTGGATGCCAATCGTATCGGTTGTGTGATCGGTTCCGGTATTGGCGGATTTCAGACGTTTGAGGAACAGTTTGAAACGTACATGGCCAAAGGGCCCGGACGTGTCAGCCCGTTCTTTATTCCAATGATGATCATAGATATTGCGCCGGGTCAGGTAGCCATACAGCACGGTCTCAAGGGGCCGAATTACGCGACGGTGTCGGCGTGTGCTACAGGCAGTCATGCCATCGGTGATGCATTTATTTTGATCCAACGCGGTGATGCCGACGCGATGGTGTGCGGTGGTGCAGAGGCGGGTATTTGTCGTATGGGTGTTGCAGGGTTTAATGCCCTCAAAGCACTGTCCACCCGCAATGATGATCCGATGCACGCGAGCCGTCCTTTCGACAAAGAACGCGACGGATTTGTGATCGGAGAAGGCGCCGGCATTGTGGTGCTCGAAGAACTTGAGCACGCACTCAAACGCGGTGCTACGATCTACGGAGAAATGGCCGGTATCGGCTATACCGACGATGCGTACCATATCACGGCACCGGCTGAAGGCGGCGAAGGTGCTGCACGTGCTATGGCGATCGCGTGCAAGGACGCGGGTGTGAAGGCCGAAGAAGTTGGTTACATCAATGCGCATGGTACATCCACCGAATACAATGATAAAAACGAAAGTGCCGCGATCAAGACCGTTTTCGGCGATCATGCGTATAAGTTACTGGTCAGTTCGACCAAATCCATGACGGGACACTTGCTTGGTGCGGCCGGCGGCATCGAATTTATCGCGACCACATTGGCCGTGAAAAACGGGTGGATTCCGCCGACGATCAATTATGAAGTATCGGATCCGGCGTGTGATCTGAATTACGTGCCTAACAAAGCCGTTCAACGTAACGTGGACGTAGCGCTGA
- the acpP gene encoding acyl carrier protein — translation MTREEITKKVTEIIVKKLGVTEAEVKPEASYVEDLGADSLDQVELVMEFEDSFSLGDKIPEDEAAKLTTVGSTIDYLVNRLGK, via the coding sequence ATGACACGTGAAGAAATCACGAAAAAAGTAACCGAGATTATCGTTAAAAAACTCGGTGTTACGGAAGCCGAAGTAAAACCGGAAGCTTCGTATGTAGAAGATCTCGGTGCGGACTCGCTGGATCAAGTAGAGCTGGTGATGGAATTTGAAGATTCTTTCAGCCTCGGCGACAAAATCCCGGAAGATGAAGCCGCCAAACTCACGACGGTGGGTTCGACGATTGATTATCTTGTAAATCGTCTCGGTAAATAA
- a CDS encoding 3-oxoacyl-ACP reductase FabG — MCSLTNRIAVVTGSSRGIGKAIAVEFLKHGASVVINGKTSERVQQTTDELNALGFSGKFVSCVADVSVATEAEALIHKATEAFGRLDILVNNAGVFKNSLMVRMDEQEWNWVIENNLKSAFFCSKYAAKIMMKQRYGRIIHMSSVVALGGNPFQANYVASKAGIDGLMMASAKELAPYGITVNSVAPGYIKTDMTKDFSESVVAEILKYIPLGRPGSAEEVAHAVKFLASDEASYMTGQVIQVDGGRVIR, encoded by the coding sequence ATGTGTTCTTTGACGAATCGAATTGCCGTAGTGACCGGCTCCTCCCGCGGAATCGGTAAAGCTATCGCCGTAGAGTTTTTGAAACACGGCGCATCGGTTGTGATCAACGGAAAAACTTCCGAACGGGTTCAACAAACGACGGATGAATTGAATGCCTTAGGATTTTCGGGAAAGTTTGTATCCTGTGTGGCCGATGTATCTGTTGCAACGGAGGCGGAGGCACTGATACACAAGGCGACGGAGGCATTTGGTCGGTTGGATATTTTGGTTAACAATGCCGGAGTATTTAAGAATAGCTTGATGGTGCGCATGGATGAACAGGAATGGAACTGGGTCATCGAAAACAATCTGAAAAGCGCTTTCTTCTGTTCCAAATATGCGGCGAAGATCATGATGAAGCAGCGGTACGGGCGCATCATACATATGTCTTCGGTGGTAGCGCTCGGTGGGAATCCGTTTCAAGCCAACTATGTTGCATCCAAAGCGGGGATTGACGGATTAATGATGGCCAGCGCAAAGGAATTGGCACCGTACGGCATAACGGTAAATTCCGTTGCTCCGGGTTATATCAAAACCGATATGACGAAAGATTTTTCCGAATCGGTCGTCGCGGAAATATTAAAATACATTCCGCTTGGTCGCCCGGGCAGCGCAGAAGAAGTCGCCCATGCAGTGAAGTTTTTAGCGTCGGATGAAGCTTCCTATATGACCGGTCAGGTCATCCAAGTGGACGGCGGGCGTGTAATCCGATAA